A stretch of DNA from Henriciella sp. AS95:
AGCGCGACGCTCGCATTGTCGGTATTGCTGAGGAAGGTGTTCTTGATGACGATGGCAGCGCGGCCACCGGCCTTAAGCTTGCGCATGAAATGCTGCAGGAAGAGATAGGCCGTCTCGCTGGAGCGGATCGGGAAATTGTGCTGCACCTCAGCGCGCTCCCCGCCGCCAAAGGGCGGATTGGCGAGCACCACGTCGTGACGGTCCTTTTCCTGGATATCCATCACATTCTCGTTGAGGGAATTTGTGTGCAGTATGTTTGGCGTCTCGATGCCATGCAGGATCATGTTCATGATGCCGATGACATAGGCGAGCGACTTCTTCTCCTGACCATAGAAGGTCCGCTTCTGCAGCGCCGCAAATTGCGCCGAGCTGATATTGGGCTTGTGCATGTAGGAATAGGCTTCGCAGAGAAAGCCTGCCGAGCCGACCGCGCCGTCATAGATGGTCTCTCCGATCTTCGGGTCGATCACCTCGATCATGGCGCGGATCAGCGGGCGCGGTGTGTAATACTCCCCGCCATTGCGGCCCGCATTGCCCATCCGCTTGATGCGCGCTTCGTAGAGGTCCGACAGCTCATGCTTTTCGGCCTGGCTGTTGAAGCGCAGCTCATCGGCAATCTCCAGCACGTCGCGAAGCACATAGCCCGAACGGAAGCGGTTGATGATCTCGTTGAAGATCTCGCCGATCTTGTACTCGATCGTGTCGGGGGACACGGCACTTTCGCGGAAGCTGCCGAGATAGGGGAAGAGCTGGTCATTGACGAATTTGATCAGGTCATCGCCCGTCAGTGCGGCGTTATGGTCGAACTTGCCGTCCTTGTCCTTGGGCGCGGCCCAAGTCTGCCATCGATATTCCGGGGAGAGGATCGGCTGATAGGCCTT
This window harbors:
- a CDS encoding N-6 DNA methylase, translating into MFENAFNNIDKALRTEQGVASELDYAEQTSWIMFLKYLDDMEGERADLAELEGKAYQPILSPEYRWQTWAAPKDKDGKFDHNAALTGDDLIKFVNDQLFPYLGSFRESAVSPDTIEYKIGEIFNEIINRFRSGYVLRDVLEIADELRFNSQAEKHELSDLYEARIKRMGNAGRNGGEYYTPRPLIRAMIEVIDPKIGETIYDGAVGSAGFLCEAYSYMHKPNISSAQFAALQKRTFYGQEKKSLAYVIGIMNMILHGIETPNILHTNSLNENVMDIQEKDRHDVVLANPPFGGGERAEVQHNFPIRSSETAYLFLQHFMRKLKAGGRAAIVIKNTFLSNTDNASVALRKELLETCDLHTVLDCPGGTFQGAGVKTVVLFFEKGKPTRETWYYALDPGRSLGKTNPLNDQDMVEFVKLQKTREEGEKSWTVKTADLDEATYDLSVKNPNTPQEAPLRAPEEIIEDMLARDRETAEILENIRGLL